The following are from one region of the Stigmatella ashevillena genome:
- a CDS encoding ELWxxDGT repeat protein, translating to MSTPVLLADLSPSATGSLPRELVAGNGILFFTADDGAHGRELWKSHGFGDATGPGAFLVKDLRPGASTSNPRRLTMAGSQLFFTADDGVHGRELWVSDGTPAGTRMVKDIWPGAYGASPDQLLAFGPLVYFAANDGQNGIELWRSDGTETGTFLVSDLYPGDDVYSPGAPGSSSPRRLTRVGDALFFVANVNDEVFIWRSLGLSSATSVFSGPEDNFLSAFTAADSKLFFLHDNDEGEASLWCSHGTVSEQLRFFPGLYPHDLTALGGKIFFSAGGGEPEFWGEPEGEELWVSDGTSHGTFRVKDIWPGPDSSAPSAIKALEGKLYFAASDALHGRELWSSDGTAKGTLLLSDLAPGPWDSAPENLTPAAGLLFFSADTPGRGREPWVSNGTEVGTMALQEIAPGNEASDPQGFVRLGWDVFFTAQHPLHGTEIWGVTVRPGVRCDVHDDQ from the coding sequence GTGAGCACTCCCGTGCTGCTGGCGGACTTGTCCCCAAGTGCCACGGGTTCGTTGCCTCGTGAGCTGGTGGCTGGCAATGGCATCCTCTTCTTCACCGCGGACGATGGGGCGCATGGGCGCGAGCTCTGGAAGAGCCACGGCTTCGGGGATGCCACGGGCCCTGGCGCCTTCCTGGTGAAGGACCTTCGGCCTGGGGCCTCCACCTCCAATCCGCGCCGGCTCACGATGGCGGGCAGCCAGCTCTTCTTCACCGCGGATGATGGGGTGCATGGACGCGAGCTGTGGGTCTCCGACGGCACCCCTGCGGGCACCCGGATGGTGAAAGACATCTGGCCCGGCGCCTATGGCGCTTCGCCCGACCAGCTGCTGGCCTTTGGCCCGCTTGTCTATTTCGCCGCGAACGATGGGCAGAACGGAATCGAGCTGTGGCGCAGCGATGGGACGGAGACGGGCACCTTCCTGGTGAGTGACCTCTATCCTGGCGACGACGTCTACTCGCCGGGGGCGCCGGGCAGCTCGAGCCCGCGCCGGCTGACCCGTGTCGGCGATGCGCTCTTCTTCGTGGCCAACGTCAATGATGAGGTGTTCATCTGGCGCAGTCTGGGGTTGTCCAGCGCCACGTCTGTCTTCTCAGGCCCCGAGGACAACTTCCTCTCCGCCTTCACCGCGGCGGATTCGAAGCTCTTCTTCCTGCACGACAATGACGAGGGCGAGGCCAGTCTGTGGTGCTCCCATGGCACCGTCTCCGAGCAACTGCGTTTCTTCCCCGGTCTCTACCCGCATGATCTCACGGCACTCGGGGGCAAGATTTTCTTCAGCGCCGGGGGCGGCGAGCCCGAGTTCTGGGGCGAGCCCGAGGGCGAGGAGCTGTGGGTCAGTGATGGCACGTCCCATGGCACCTTCCGGGTGAAGGACATCTGGCCCGGCCCGGACAGCTCGGCGCCGAGCGCCATCAAGGCGCTGGAGGGGAAGCTCTACTTCGCCGCGAGTGATGCGCTCCACGGCCGGGAGTTGTGGAGCAGCGATGGCACCGCCAAGGGGACCCTGTTGTTGAGTGATTTGGCGCCGGGCCCCTGGGACTCGGCGCCGGAGAACCTGACCCCCGCCGCCGGGTTGCTCTTCTTCTCGGCGGACACCCCGGGCCGAGGCCGGGAGCCCTGGGTGAGCAATGGCACGGAGGTCGGAACGATGGCCTTGCAGGAGATCGCTCCGGGCAACGAGGCGTCGGATCCGCAAGGGTTTGTCCGCCTGGGCTGGGACGTCTTCTTCACCGCCCAGCATCCGCTCCATGGCACGGAGATCTGGGGGGTGACGGTTCGCCCGGGAGTCCGGTGCGATGTCCACGACGACCAGTGA
- a CDS encoding reverse transcriptase family protein has translation MTAKLESHVPAAPPVSAEAPAPTRPDAAKQEARRAHHEALRLRWKAIEEAGGTDAWVRQQLVAKGVAAEEVDFESLSDKQKSAWKEKKKAEATERRAQKRLAWEAWKATHIHHLGVGVHWDETGGPDKFDVAEREERAKANGLPEGLDSAEALAKALGISVSRLRWFSFHREVDTGTHYQTWEIPKRDGGKRTLTAPKRELKAVQRWVLANVVERLPVHGAAHGFVAGRSILTNALAHRGADVVVKVDVKDFFPSVTWPRVKGLLRKGGLPENLATLLALLSTEAPREVVRFRGETLYVAKGPRALPQGAPTSPALTNALCLRLDKRLSALSKRLGFTYTRYADDMTFSWRRAKEPRQADAPVALLLARVKGVLEAEGFTLHPDKTRVQRKGSRQRVTGLVVNEAPEGAPGARVPRDVVRRLRAAIHNREQGKPGPEGETLEQLKGLAAFLHMTDADKGRAFLRRLEALEKRQAR, from the coding sequence ATGACCGCCAAGCTGGAGTCACACGTCCCCGCCGCGCCCCCCGTCTCCGCCGAGGCGCCCGCCCCCACCCGCCCCGATGCCGCGAAGCAGGAGGCCCGCCGCGCCCACCACGAGGCGCTGCGCCTGCGGTGGAAGGCCATCGAAGAGGCAGGCGGCACGGACGCCTGGGTGCGGCAACAGCTGGTGGCCAAGGGCGTCGCGGCGGAAGAGGTGGACTTCGAGTCGCTCAGCGACAAGCAGAAGTCGGCCTGGAAGGAGAAGAAGAAGGCCGAGGCCACCGAGCGCCGCGCGCAGAAGCGCCTGGCGTGGGAGGCCTGGAAGGCCACGCACATCCACCACCTGGGCGTGGGGGTGCACTGGGACGAGACCGGAGGGCCGGACAAGTTCGACGTGGCCGAGCGCGAGGAGCGGGCCAAGGCCAACGGCTTGCCGGAGGGGTTGGACTCGGCCGAAGCACTGGCGAAGGCGCTGGGCATCTCCGTGTCGCGCCTGCGCTGGTTCTCCTTCCACCGCGAGGTGGACACGGGCACGCACTACCAGACGTGGGAGATTCCGAAGCGGGACGGCGGCAAGCGGACGCTCACCGCGCCGAAGCGGGAACTCAAGGCCGTGCAGCGCTGGGTGCTGGCGAACGTGGTGGAGCGGCTGCCCGTGCACGGGGCCGCGCACGGCTTCGTGGCGGGGCGCTCCATCCTCACCAACGCGCTGGCGCACCGGGGCGCGGACGTGGTGGTGAAGGTGGATGTGAAGGACTTCTTCCCTTCCGTGACGTGGCCCCGGGTGAAGGGGCTGCTGCGCAAGGGAGGACTTCCGGAGAACCTGGCGACCCTCCTGGCGCTGCTCTCCACCGAGGCACCGCGCGAGGTGGTGCGGTTCCGGGGCGAGACGCTGTACGTGGCCAAGGGCCCCCGGGCCCTGCCCCAGGGGGCGCCCACCTCTCCGGCGCTGACGAATGCGCTGTGCCTGCGGCTGGACAAGCGGCTCTCGGCGCTGTCGAAGCGGCTGGGCTTCACCTACACGCGCTACGCGGATGACATGACGTTCTCCTGGCGGCGGGCGAAGGAGCCCCGGCAGGCGGATGCACCGGTGGCGCTGCTCCTGGCGCGGGTGAAGGGCGTGCTGGAGGCCGAGGGCTTCACGTTGCACCCGGACAAGACGCGGGTGCAGCGCAAGGGCAGCCGGCAGCGGGTGACGGGGCTCGTGGTGAACGAGGCCCCCGAGGGCGCTCCCGGTGCCCGGGTCCCCCGGGATGTGGTGCGGCGGCTGCGCGCGGCGATCCACAACCGGGAGCAGGGCAAGCCCGGCCCCGAGGGAGAGACGCTGGAGCAACTCAAGGGGCTCGCGGCCTTCCTCCACATGACGGATGCGGACAAGGGCCGCGCCTTCCTGCGGCGGCTGGAGGCCCTGGAGAAGCGTCAGGCCCGCTGA
- a CDS encoding SWIM zinc finger family protein, whose translation MTSATRHPVELRYATASDVDTRPDASRVLLALEGSRGTVGVRGRVREPALFRDALAATLGILNSDLRYRGRDRTAYLAYLMKQGKRATAQIWEAQKAFLDASLQTEEQKDTVLDPVLTVDPDQVSLEVFSRDESAYARLAFDSALFEGREAAHGSTFLDVPKDLMAKVDRLRTYVPLSLEAHVALPAREARAPRSVEVPHAWLRGFLQVQSAATLPASTCTLAPIDLYNLLFALRTRKAKAAPRALRFELVPGAPPRLVIEPWELVLECHASVYTGTVPAVVRTFGRQRLIALARLLPHAKSVRVRLLGPGLPVFWAVDLGEATLTLALTGWTESGWSSAAAFDVLMPRAVPEGLPEKLRQRLRTEGPLPFEKLAAEAGPPKDAVRAALQLECLRGHILYDIAHETYRPRELMPTPVDEAALRYGNEREARAHRLLGDGGPGAGEVKVTKVHEVVGEGTRIHGEVVDREAVRSFFPSFTLDLEGRVREASCGCPHFRRSGLREGPCEHMMALRLVQSRHRAEQEALRQTPEGRQLIHAETRSYVRREASGQEQVYRVSLDGKVVAVEWGPRQGESRRQKLWFDTDAEARTAYFTRLESLAAEGYIDAAASMM comes from the coding sequence GTGACCTCCGCCACCCGCCACCCCGTCGAGCTGCGCTACGCCACCGCGAGTGACGTGGACACCCGCCCGGACGCCTCGCGCGTGCTGCTGGCCCTGGAGGGCTCCCGCGGCACCGTGGGCGTGCGCGGCCGTGTCCGCGAGCCCGCCCTCTTCCGGGATGCACTGGCCGCCACCCTCGGCATTCTCAACAGCGACTTGCGCTACCGGGGCCGGGACCGCACGGCATACCTGGCCTACCTCATGAAGCAGGGCAAGCGCGCCACTGCGCAGATCTGGGAGGCCCAGAAGGCCTTCCTGGATGCCTCGCTGCAAACCGAGGAGCAGAAGGACACGGTGTTGGATCCCGTCCTCACGGTGGACCCGGATCAGGTGTCCCTGGAGGTCTTCTCCCGCGACGAGAGCGCCTATGCGCGCCTGGCCTTCGACAGCGCCCTGTTCGAGGGCCGCGAGGCCGCGCACGGCTCCACCTTCCTGGACGTGCCCAAGGACCTGATGGCCAAGGTGGACCGGCTGCGCACCTATGTGCCGCTGTCCCTGGAGGCGCACGTGGCGCTGCCGGCCCGCGAGGCCCGGGCGCCCCGCAGCGTGGAAGTCCCCCACGCGTGGCTGCGCGGCTTCCTCCAGGTGCAGTCCGCCGCCACGCTCCCGGCGAGCACCTGCACGCTGGCCCCCATCGACTTGTACAACCTGCTGTTCGCGCTGCGCACCCGGAAGGCCAAGGCGGCCCCCCGCGCGCTGCGCTTCGAGCTCGTCCCGGGCGCGCCGCCCCGGCTGGTCATCGAACCGTGGGAGCTGGTGCTGGAGTGCCACGCCTCGGTGTACACGGGCACGGTGCCCGCGGTGGTGCGCACCTTCGGCCGGCAGCGGCTCATCGCCCTGGCCCGGCTTCTGCCCCACGCGAAGAGCGTGCGGGTGCGGCTCCTGGGCCCGGGGCTCCCGGTGTTCTGGGCCGTGGACCTGGGCGAGGCCACGCTGACGCTGGCCCTTACTGGGTGGACGGAGAGCGGCTGGTCCAGCGCCGCCGCCTTCGACGTGCTGATGCCGCGCGCGGTGCCGGAGGGGCTCCCGGAGAAACTGCGCCAGCGGCTGCGCACCGAGGGCCCCCTGCCCTTCGAGAAGCTCGCGGCGGAGGCCGGCCCCCCGAAGGACGCGGTGCGCGCGGCGTTGCAGCTCGAATGCCTCCGGGGGCACATCCTCTATGACATCGCCCACGAGACGTACCGGCCGCGCGAGCTGATGCCCACCCCGGTGGACGAGGCGGCGCTGCGCTACGGCAATGAGCGCGAGGCCCGGGCGCACCGGCTGCTCGGCGACGGCGGGCCGGGCGCGGGCGAGGTGAAGGTGACGAAGGTGCACGAGGTGGTGGGCGAAGGCACCCGCATCCACGGCGAGGTGGTGGACCGGGAGGCCGTCCGCAGCTTCTTCCCCTCCTTCACCCTGGACCTGGAGGGCCGCGTGCGGGAGGCGAGCTGTGGCTGCCCCCACTTCCGGCGCTCGGGGCTGCGCGAGGGCCCGTGCGAGCACATGATGGCGCTTCGGCTCGTCCAGTCCCGCCACCGCGCGGAACAAGAAGCACTGCGTCAAACCCCCGAGGGCCGCCAGCTCATCCACGCGGAGACGCGCTCCTACGTGCGGCGCGAGGCCTCCGGCCAGGAGCAGGTGTACCGCGTCTCATTGGATGGGAAAGTGGTGGCCGTGGAGTGGGGCCCGCGCCAGGGAGAGTCCCGTCGGCAGAAGCTCTGGTTCGACACGGACGCCGAGGCGCGCACGGCCTACTTCACGCGCCTGGAGTCTCTGGCCGCAGAGGGATATATCGATGCGGCCGCTTCAATGATGTAG